From a region of the Dermatophagoides farinae isolate YC_2012a chromosome 3, ASM2471394v1, whole genome shotgun sequence genome:
- the LOC124494641 gene encoding uncharacterized protein LOC124494641 isoform X2, which yields MRVFGGIKNGLELPKINVNKQQESNNGKEVNLNLKHSNTNSTTSGGVSMKNSKPLKNSAKCTPKKSGFTMKNSDNPDNTHSQTKRNGLNFELSLTPKGKENKINGANNGEDWSQKTKSISQKQKNGANIAFNLNLAVNMDDDAIKSDSHNIATNSIKKIETNNNNPTMLSDSGILDITPNKIDQPSSIKVAVRMRPLADNEKTGSQKDGKITDVLMKDKKVMIPSKKDLFEFDYCFDSSNRDLFNYASQEIVFRKMGQPLLDYAHQGFNVCLFAYGQSGSGKTYTMLGTEENPGITPRFLNDLFKRITTTKKDIEYIVNVSFLEIYNEKINDLLSDEFEMLGKNLRVREHPQTGTYVEDLTVFTVESYENAMELLKNGLDRRSTATTNLNEKSSRSHSIFSIILVQNRRFDRHNDDDDSSDDNPRTTETSCISKINLVDLAGSERVGNLNSDRFREGTMINKSLLTLGKVISQLADNSSSRQNSTHHAHVPYRDSVLTYLLRDSLGGNSRTSMIATISPAKIHLEETISTLRYASIAQKIINIVHVNEDPKMKIINTLLKQISFLRKEVDRTRDSSPNDSYMDNNQCDSNNGTNGNDQAQNGDCNCDHGNKKLLDLKIRFKTMTKNEEEIHKETKYKNQNLLKDYSNLNKLKFEHNIDNLRSLIKTVKKEDHLKGLKTIAEFESSNKEIITEKKTTTITTELQSITKKHNKKDQKKDDQSNSSKIETEVKVDHSHSGNETGELIDEDKKQQQGDNDTFHSCDQSSENELLQLATEDSTASQDFKTLDDDSIQKDEDFEKSSSSVKKDDQIINDDVKGDINNEKTGKEKAKNSTSNLKDAKNKDSGSDADDDWQNDKKGKKGKKNKQKGGKKGRR from the exons ATGCGTGTATTTGGTGGCATTAAAAATGGCCTTGAATTGCCTAAGATAAATGTTAACAAACAACAAGAGTCAAATAACGGAAAGGAAGTTAATTTAAACTTGAAACACTCAAATACCAACAGCACAACAAGTGGCGGTGTATCGATGAAGAATAGTAaaccattgaaaaattcagcAAAGTGCACGCCGAAAAAATCTGGCTTCACtatgaaaaattctgataATCCGGACAATACTCATTCTCAAACTAAACGTAatggattgaattttgaacTTAGTTTGACTCcaaaaggaaaagaaaataagaTCAACGGCGCTAATAATGGCGAAG ATTGGTCTCAGAAAACGAAATCGATTAgtcaaaagcaaaaaaatggCGCTAATATAGCATTCAACTTGAATTTAGCTGTtaatatggatgatgatgcaatcaAAAGCGATAGCCACAACATTGCCACAAACAGTATTAAAAAGATCGAAacgaataacaacaatcCTACAATGCTATCAGATTCAGGCATCCTTGATATAAcaccaaacaaaattgatcaacCATCATCCATTAAAGTGGCCGTTCGTATGCGACCATTGgctgacaatgaaaaaactgGATCACAAAAAGATGGCAAGATAACAGATGTATTGATGAAAGATAAAAAAGTGATGATACCATCAAAGAAAGATTTATtcgaatttgattattgtttcgATTCATCAAATCGTGATTTGTTTAATTATGCATCACAAGAAATTGTATTCCGTAAGATGGGTCAACCATTATTGGACTATGCCCATCAAGGTTTTaatgtctgtttgtttgcttaTGGCCAATCTGGCAGTG GTAAAACATACACAATGTTGGGCACTGAAGAAAATCCGGGCATTACTCCTCGTTTTCTCAACGATTTATTCAAACGAATTACCACTACGAAAAAAGATATTGAATACATTGTCAACGTTAGTTTCCTTGAAAtctacaatgaaaaaataaacgatcTTCTTtctgatgaatttgaaatgctCGGTAAAAACTTACGTGTTCGTGAACATCCTCAAACCGGTACATATGTTGAAGATTTGACCGTTTTCACCGTAGAAAGTTATGAAAATGCTATGGAATTACTTAAAAATGGTCTCGATCGCCGATCAACTGCGACAactaatttgaatgaaaaaagtaGCCGATCGCATTCGATTTTCAGCATTATTCTGGTTCAAAATCGTCGATTCGATagacataatgatgatgatgacagtaGCGATGATAATCCACGTACGACAGAAACTTCATGCATTTCTAAAATAAATCTGGTCGATCTGGCTGGAAGTGAACGTGTGGGTAATTTGAATTCGGATCGTTTCCGTGAAGGTAcgatgatcaataaatcgTTGTTAACGTTAGGCAAAGTCATCTCACAATTGGCTGATAATAGTAGTAGTCGTCAGAATTCGACACATCATGCACATGTCCCGTATCGTGATTCAGTGTTAACCTATTTGCTAAGAGATTCATTGGGTGGCAACTCTCGTACATCGATGATCGCTACGATTTCACCAGctaaaattcatttggaaGAAACAATCAGTACCCTTCGTTATGCATCGATTGCACAGAAGATCATTAATATTGTTCATGTGAATGAGgatccaaaaatgaaaatcatcaatactCTATTGAAACAAATCAGTTTTCTCCGCAAAGAAGTTGATCGTACACGTGATTCATCACCCAATGATAGCTAtatggataataatcaatgcgACTCCAATAATGGTACGAATGGAAATGACCAAGCTCAAAATGGAGATTGCAATTGTGATCATGGAAACAAAAAGCTTCTTGATCTCAAAATACGCTTTAAAACCATGACTAAAAATGAGGAAGAAATTCACAAAGAAactaaatataaaaatcaaaatcttcTAAAAGATTATTCCAATTTGAACAAGCTAAAGTTTGAACATAACATTGACAATCTTCGATCACTGATCAAGACAGTCAAGAAAGAAGATCATTTGAAAggattgaaaacaattgCGGAATTTGAATCCAGTAATAAAGAAATcattacagaaaaaaagacaactACAATAACCACTGAGTTACAAAGtatcacaaaaaaacataacaAAAAAGACCAGAAGAAAGACGATCAGTCAAATTCCAGCAAAATTGAAACCGAAGTTAAAGTCGACCATAGTCATTCTGGAAATGAAACTggtgaattgattgatgaagaCAAGAAACAACAGCAAGGGGATAATGatacatttcattcatgtgATCAATCATCCGAGAATGAATTGCTACAATTAGCTACTGAAGATAGCACTGCCAGTCAAGATTTCAAAAcgcttgatgatgatagcatCCAGAAAGATGAAGACTTTGAAAAGTCTAGTAGTTCGGTAAAAAAAGATGAccaaattattaatgatgacgTTAAAGGTGATATTAACAATGAAAAGACTGGTAAAGAAAAAGCTAAAAATTCGACTAGTAATCTCAAAGATgctaaaaataaagattctGGTTCAGATGCAGACGATGATTggcaaaatgataaaaaaggTAAAAAAGGCAAAAAGAACAAACAGAAAGGGGGCAAAAAAGGTCGTCGATAG
- the LOC124494641 gene encoding uncharacterized protein LOC124494641 isoform X1 — translation MSNLSDSGMRVFGGIKNGLELPKINVNKQQESNNGKEVNLNLKHSNTNSTTSGGVSMKNSKPLKNSAKCTPKKSGFTMKNSDNPDNTHSQTKRNGLNFELSLTPKGKENKINGANNGEDWSQKTKSISQKQKNGANIAFNLNLAVNMDDDAIKSDSHNIATNSIKKIETNNNNPTMLSDSGILDITPNKIDQPSSIKVAVRMRPLADNEKTGSQKDGKITDVLMKDKKVMIPSKKDLFEFDYCFDSSNRDLFNYASQEIVFRKMGQPLLDYAHQGFNVCLFAYGQSGSGKTYTMLGTEENPGITPRFLNDLFKRITTTKKDIEYIVNVSFLEIYNEKINDLLSDEFEMLGKNLRVREHPQTGTYVEDLTVFTVESYENAMELLKNGLDRRSTATTNLNEKSSRSHSIFSIILVQNRRFDRHNDDDDSSDDNPRTTETSCISKINLVDLAGSERVGNLNSDRFREGTMINKSLLTLGKVISQLADNSSSRQNSTHHAHVPYRDSVLTYLLRDSLGGNSRTSMIATISPAKIHLEETISTLRYASIAQKIINIVHVNEDPKMKIINTLLKQISFLRKEVDRTRDSSPNDSYMDNNQCDSNNGTNGNDQAQNGDCNCDHGNKKLLDLKIRFKTMTKNEEEIHKETKYKNQNLLKDYSNLNKLKFEHNIDNLRSLIKTVKKEDHLKGLKTIAEFESSNKEIITEKKTTTITTELQSITKKHNKKDQKKDDQSNSSKIETEVKVDHSHSGNETGELIDEDKKQQQGDNDTFHSCDQSSENELLQLATEDSTASQDFKTLDDDSIQKDEDFEKSSSSVKKDDQIINDDVKGDINNEKTGKEKAKNSTSNLKDAKNKDSGSDADDDWQNDKKGKKGKKNKQKGGKKGRR, via the exons ATGTCCAATCTTAGTGATTCAGGAATGCGTGTATTTGGTGGCATTAAAAATGGCCTTGAATTGCCTAAGATAAATGTTAACAAACAACAAGAGTCAAATAACGGAAAGGAAGTTAATTTAAACTTGAAACACTCAAATACCAACAGCACAACAAGTGGCGGTGTATCGATGAAGAATAGTAaaccattgaaaaattcagcAAAGTGCACGCCGAAAAAATCTGGCTTCACtatgaaaaattctgataATCCGGACAATACTCATTCTCAAACTAAACGTAatggattgaattttgaacTTAGTTTGACTCcaaaaggaaaagaaaataagaTCAACGGCGCTAATAATGGCGAAG ATTGGTCTCAGAAAACGAAATCGATTAgtcaaaagcaaaaaaatggCGCTAATATAGCATTCAACTTGAATTTAGCTGTtaatatggatgatgatgcaatcaAAAGCGATAGCCACAACATTGCCACAAACAGTATTAAAAAGATCGAAacgaataacaacaatcCTACAATGCTATCAGATTCAGGCATCCTTGATATAAcaccaaacaaaattgatcaacCATCATCCATTAAAGTGGCCGTTCGTATGCGACCATTGgctgacaatgaaaaaactgGATCACAAAAAGATGGCAAGATAACAGATGTATTGATGAAAGATAAAAAAGTGATGATACCATCAAAGAAAGATTTATtcgaatttgattattgtttcgATTCATCAAATCGTGATTTGTTTAATTATGCATCACAAGAAATTGTATTCCGTAAGATGGGTCAACCATTATTGGACTATGCCCATCAAGGTTTTaatgtctgtttgtttgcttaTGGCCAATCTGGCAGTG GTAAAACATACACAATGTTGGGCACTGAAGAAAATCCGGGCATTACTCCTCGTTTTCTCAACGATTTATTCAAACGAATTACCACTACGAAAAAAGATATTGAATACATTGTCAACGTTAGTTTCCTTGAAAtctacaatgaaaaaataaacgatcTTCTTtctgatgaatttgaaatgctCGGTAAAAACTTACGTGTTCGTGAACATCCTCAAACCGGTACATATGTTGAAGATTTGACCGTTTTCACCGTAGAAAGTTATGAAAATGCTATGGAATTACTTAAAAATGGTCTCGATCGCCGATCAACTGCGACAactaatttgaatgaaaaaagtaGCCGATCGCATTCGATTTTCAGCATTATTCTGGTTCAAAATCGTCGATTCGATagacataatgatgatgatgacagtaGCGATGATAATCCACGTACGACAGAAACTTCATGCATTTCTAAAATAAATCTGGTCGATCTGGCTGGAAGTGAACGTGTGGGTAATTTGAATTCGGATCGTTTCCGTGAAGGTAcgatgatcaataaatcgTTGTTAACGTTAGGCAAAGTCATCTCACAATTGGCTGATAATAGTAGTAGTCGTCAGAATTCGACACATCATGCACATGTCCCGTATCGTGATTCAGTGTTAACCTATTTGCTAAGAGATTCATTGGGTGGCAACTCTCGTACATCGATGATCGCTACGATTTCACCAGctaaaattcatttggaaGAAACAATCAGTACCCTTCGTTATGCATCGATTGCACAGAAGATCATTAATATTGTTCATGTGAATGAGgatccaaaaatgaaaatcatcaatactCTATTGAAACAAATCAGTTTTCTCCGCAAAGAAGTTGATCGTACACGTGATTCATCACCCAATGATAGCTAtatggataataatcaatgcgACTCCAATAATGGTACGAATGGAAATGACCAAGCTCAAAATGGAGATTGCAATTGTGATCATGGAAACAAAAAGCTTCTTGATCTCAAAATACGCTTTAAAACCATGACTAAAAATGAGGAAGAAATTCACAAAGAAactaaatataaaaatcaaaatcttcTAAAAGATTATTCCAATTTGAACAAGCTAAAGTTTGAACATAACATTGACAATCTTCGATCACTGATCAAGACAGTCAAGAAAGAAGATCATTTGAAAggattgaaaacaattgCGGAATTTGAATCCAGTAATAAAGAAATcattacagaaaaaaagacaactACAATAACCACTGAGTTACAAAGtatcacaaaaaaacataacaAAAAAGACCAGAAGAAAGACGATCAGTCAAATTCCAGCAAAATTGAAACCGAAGTTAAAGTCGACCATAGTCATTCTGGAAATGAAACTggtgaattgattgatgaagaCAAGAAACAACAGCAAGGGGATAATGatacatttcattcatgtgATCAATCATCCGAGAATGAATTGCTACAATTAGCTACTGAAGATAGCACTGCCAGTCAAGATTTCAAAAcgcttgatgatgatagcatCCAGAAAGATGAAGACTTTGAAAAGTCTAGTAGTTCGGTAAAAAAAGATGAccaaattattaatgatgacgTTAAAGGTGATATTAACAATGAAAAGACTGGTAAAGAAAAAGCTAAAAATTCGACTAGTAATCTCAAAGATgctaaaaataaagattctGGTTCAGATGCAGACGATGATTggcaaaatgataaaaaaggTAAAAAAGGCAAAAAGAACAAACAGAAAGGGGGCAAAAAAGGTCGTCGATAG
- the Mat89Ba gene encoding nucleolar protein 6 Mat89Ba, which produces MTNIEKVKNILSRHRISEKNASKIDAWIDSFRSRLSLLEDLPAQELNPNLLTNVKCPINEQLLEKCEASFLFQSPIAVHVVGSYVLKCNSRNNDEHFEIDLLLEIPNSCWQKKDHMNFVYHHKRAFYLAYIAQHLTYCNHLVLGLQFMCFNGDHLNPCIHIIPTGKHALNYRFNIFATASYGKSFVYKTFHPTKCLIQNQALGMNEEFKSTPYYNQTILNDLTIIKTNEYIKNIISDHSNFQDSLILMRIWLDRRNLRKSFAHIVTLFACHLLENNLLNPNLSSLQIFETILSKLKDSDWQSNPLVLSFNNDNIQSVDKETFINNFPVNLIESSLNYNFCYNLNQGIYERLKIDCHRTVEILNSKQVDFDEIFQKTINPTSYFDFCISILCDYLKQDQLKNQKFYIECGKNSTLTMVLEIQKLIQQAVGERLILIQPENYFHRESWDITTKPITSNRPIVFGILIKRENFLDKITKGPMANRSEANDFRELWGTKRSEIRRFQNGDIRETVVWETHTISDCRSIVFNAIKHVMNRKMNLKLNSISWTFYYLDEMLEMKNLKFNDPEFYYGTGEECFTQINQAINIIKKHLHNLKEVPFQVNDVVNIDPVGRRTDVFPPLPVNSRPKNVQNQCNIFDSNSTEDKIKYVRPIKLVVRIDPIGRKFSNNFEEFLNQKYLLSHELAKSLRKCCQDVCVRLTSSHIDVYIHGFVLRLIIALQKELTIHRQISSNTKQLKFAGNIEADQIEFETQVLPAICGSLNAFQNENFCYDITCRLFKRWLSRQMIKHFFEEITIDLLVAYLFQHGSQIYPSNNSHLSMFIRFLDFIGHFDFVKNIIFLNFNNSLTTERMANIRQSFQEQRSNWPIITIVTGHDRKPSQHTRSSPDTRIVFHLQKLARIQLDQLRESLQLFKPVKLRSLFKVKMNMFDMIIKLNSKFLPNKHESFDFPDNIQIKHTLYSADNEQHSMPIVDYNPAYIYLNSLKQAYQNFALFFYDQYGGREIGVLFRPEIIEARPFKYSSVEATKLAGTAHSLSTDNVVINMAALVEDFRILGIGLVDTIIVKDI; this is translated from the exons ATGACCAATATTGAAAAG gtgaaaaatattttatcacGTCATAgaatcagtgaaaaaaatgcatcGAAAATTGATGCTTGGATCGATTCATTTCGATCTCGATTATCACTGCTTGAAGATTTACCTGCACAGGAATTGAATCCGAATCTACTCACTAATGTGAAATGTCCTATTAACGAACAATTGTTAGAGAAATGTGAAGCTTCTTTCCTGTTTCAATCTCCAATCGCTGTTCATGTTGTTGGAAGTTATGTATTGAAATGTAATAGCcgaaataatgatgagcattttgaaattgatcttCTTTTGGAAATTCCGAATTCAtgttggcaaaaaaaagatcacatgaattttgtttatcatcataaacgaGCCTTTTATCTTGCTTATATTGCCCAACATTTGACCTATTGCAATCATCTTGTCCTGGGCCTTCAATTCATGTGTTTCAATGGTGATCATCTTAATCCTTGTATTCATATAATACCTACTGGAAAACATGCCTTAAATTATCGATTCAACATTTTTGCTACAGCATCATATGGTAAATCGTTTGTATACAAAACTTTTCATCCAACCAAATGTCTTATTCAGAACCAAGCATTGGGCATGAACGAAGAATTTAAATCCACACcttattataatcaaactATTCTCAATGATTTGACTATTATAAAAACCAATGAATACATTAAAAATATCATTTCGgatcattcaaatttccaAGATTCACTTATTCTTATGCGAATCTGGCTGGATAGACGTAACCTTCGAAAAAGCTTTGCCCATATTGTGACATTGTTTGCTTGTCATTTGTTGGAAAATAACTTGTTGAATCCCAATTTATCATCGCTTCAGATATTCGAAACAATATTAAGCAAATTGAAGGATTCAGATTGGCAATCGAATCCTCTGGTTCTAAGtttcaacaatgacaatatcCAATCAGTTGATAAAGAGACttttatcaacaattttcCGGTTAATCTAATTGAATCTAGTTTGAATTATAACTTTTGttataatttgaatcaaGGCATCTATGAACGACTTAAGATAGATTGCCATCGAACGGTCGAAATTCTTAATTCTAAACAAGTCGATTTTGACGAAATTTTTCAGAAAACTATCAATCCTACCTCCTACTTTGACTTTTGCATCAG cATTCTGTGCGATTATTTAAAACAAGACCAATTGAAGAATCAAAAGTTTTACATagaatgtggaaaaaattcaactctAACTATGGTGTTGGagattcaaaaattaatcCAACAGGCTGTAGGCGAACGTCTGATATTGATTCAGCCagaaaattatttccatCGAGAATCATGGGACATAACGACTAAGCCGATTACATCAAACAGACCAATTGTTTTCGGAATTCTAATTAAacgagaaaattttcttgataaAATTACCAAAGGTCCAATGGCTAACCGATCAGAAGCCAACGATTTTCGTGAACTTTGGGGTACTAAACGTTCAGAAATACGACGATTTCAAAATGGTGATATTCGAGAGACTGTTGTTTGGGAAACGCATACAATTAGTGATTGTCGTTCGATTGTGTTTAATGCTATCAAACATGTAATGAACCGGAAAATGAACCTGAAATTAAACTCCATTTCATGGACTTTTTATTATCTGGATGAAATGTTGGAGATGAAGAATCTTAAATTCAATGATCCAGAATTTTATTATGGAACAGGAGAAGAATGTTTTACTCAGATCAATCAAGCAATcaatattataaaaaaacatCTACATAATTTGAAAGAAGTACCGTTTCAAGTAAATGATGTTGTAAACATAGATCCAGTAGGTCGTCGAACCGATGTGTTTCCACCGTTGCCGGTTAATTCTCGACcaaaaaatgtacaaaatCAATGCAATATTTTCGATTCTAATTCTACGGAagataaaatcaaatacGTACGACCAATAAAGTTGGTTGTTCGTATCGATCCGATCGgacgaaaattttcaaataatttcgAAGAATTtctaaatcaaaaatatctACTCAGCCATGAATTGGCCAAATCATTACGAAAATGTTGTCaagatgtgtgtgtaagGTTAACTTCATCCCATATTGATGTCTACATACACGGATTTGTTTTACGTTTGATAATAGCATTACAAAAAGAATTAACAATTCATCGACAAATATCGAGCAATACTAAGCAGCTAAAATTTGCCGGAAATATAGAGGCGGATCAGATTGAATTCGAGACCCAAGTATTGCCCGCCATTTGTGGTTCATTGAATGCATttcagaatgaaaatttttgttatgATATCACTTGTCGCCTATTCAAACGTTGGCTATCGCGACAAatgatcaaacattttttcgaaGAAATAACAATCGATCTGCTTGTTGCTTATCTGTTTCAACATGGTAGTCAAATTTATCCATCCAATAA tTCACACCTGTCCATGTTTATCCGTTTTCTTGATTTTATCggtcattttgattttgtcaagaatatcatttttttgaactTTAATAATTCACTTACAACTGAACGAATGGCTAATATTCGTCAAAGTTTTCAGGAACAAAGATCCAATTGGCCTATTATTACCATTGTCACCGGACATGATCGAAAACCTTCACAGCATACTCGTTCATCACCGGATACGAGAATAGTATTTCATTTACAAAAACTGGCGAGAATTCAACTCGATCAATTGCGTGAATCGCTTCAATTATTCAAACCTGTCAAACTGAGATCATTGTTCaaagtgaaaatgaacatgtttgatatgattatcaaattgaattcaaaatttttgccaaacaaacatgaatcatttgattttccagataatattcaaatcaaacacacattgTATTCGGCTGATAATGAGCAACATTCGATGCCAATCGTTGATTATAATCCTGCTTATATTTATCTAAATTCGTTGAAACAAGCCTACCAAAATTTTGCTCTATTTTTTTACGATCAATATGGTGGACGTGAAATTGGCGTTCTTTTTCGACCAGAGATAATTGAAGCACGGCcattcaaatattcatcaGTTGAAGCGACCAAATTAGCTGGTACAGCTCATTCATTATCCACAGATAATGTTGTCATCAATATGGCAGCATTGGTCGAAGATTTTCGAATTCTAGGCATTGGATTAGTTGATACGATTATTGTTAAAgatatatga
- the LOC124494658 gene encoding DNA damage-regulated autophagy modulator protein 2: MNMIDNRTINEWKIAYYVRILTFHLQHQYWILPLITGLLLIGSLSICYYIVVFVNGAWPVKLISDMGALQPVAGYYAQTLDILAIMFLLIAWIRYRQINYYIVFMIPNSTNKQVNNNFMLDMMQRKNFQSFICVIIGAIGFEIVGNFRLNEHLIMHGIGMLLLLFNIPYKYQQKFMMEKFYECDRIESRPLFWSILTHVELMSWIICIASTAIACWNTGHIDQWLHHETRMNWQPDVAGFNWFVIAVLVEWNVCFMFTGMLFSLSHRMYRFKQWNHVF; this comes from the exons atgaacatGATTGATAATAGAACAATAAACGAATGGAAAATCGCATATTATGTACGAATTTTGACCTTTCATTTGCAACACCAATATTGGATACTGCCATTAATAAccggattgttgttgattggttcattatcaatatg TTATTACATAGTGGTTTTTGTTAACGGTGCATGGCCAGTTAAATTGATTAGCGATATGGGTGCATTACAACCTGTGGCCGGTTATTATGCACAAACACTTGACATATTGGCCATCATGTTTTTATTAATCGCATGGATTCGTTATAgacaaatcaattattatattgtttttatgATACCGAATTCTACGAATAAACAAGTGAACAATAACTTTATGCTAGACATGATGCAAcggaaaaatttccaatcattTATATGTGTGATAATCGGAGCAATTGGATTCGAAATTGTAGGTAATTTTCGATTAAATGAACACCTGATCATGCATGGAATCGGTATGCTATTGCTCTTATTCAACATTCCATAtaaatatcaacaaaaatttatgatggaaaaattctaTGAATGTGATAGAATTGAAAGTCGACCATTGTTTTGGTCCATATTGACACATGTTGAATTAATGTCATGGATAATATGTATTGCAAGTACAGCAATAGCCTGCTGGAATACGGGACACATAGATCAATGGTTACATCATGAAACACGTATGAATTGGCAACCGGATGTGGCTGGTTTTAATTGGTTCGTCATTGCCGTTCTAGTCGAATggaatgtttgttttatgtTCACTGGAATGTTATTCTCATTGAGTCATAGGATGTATCGATTTAAGCAATGGAATCATGTCTTTTAA